In a genomic window of Cytobacillus sp. FSL H8-0458:
- the ctaF gene encoding cytochrome c oxidase subunit IVB has translation MANQQPNSGNPRVDIEYRRKKSAEEMRHQVITFALMIFLTIVAFVAAGYEGFSGWFIVPFILILALVQVIFQLYYFMHMSHKGHEAPSLFLYSGAFVGFITIIAFLTVIWW, from the coding sequence ATGGCCAATCAACAACCAAACTCAGGTAACCCAAGAGTAGACATTGAATATAGACGCAAAAAAAGTGCAGAAGAGATGAGACATCAAGTTATCACTTTTGCACTAATGATCTTCCTGACAATTGTTGCGTTCGTCGCAGCAGGTTATGAAGGTTTCTCCGGATGGTTCATAGTGCCGTTCATCCTGATTCTTGCTCTTGTGCAAGTAATCTTCCAATTATATTATTTCATGCATATGAGCCACAAAGGTCATGAAGCACCGTCTTTGTTCTTATACTCAGGAGCATTTGTCGGATTTATCACAATCATTGCTTTCTTGACGGTTATTTGGTGGTAA
- the coxB gene encoding cytochrome c oxidase subunit II, with protein sequence MKRLAKWRLFSLFAMMALILSACSGKPYLSTLKPAGEVAQTQFDLMVLSTVIMVGVIAVVTVIFFIVVFKFRRKDDRIPKQVEGSHKLEIIWTVIPILLLLILAVPTVSATFKLADVGPMEKKNEEGKTDALVVNVRANLYWWEFEYPNQEIITGQELVVPTDEKVYFNLIASDVKHSFWIPAVGGKLDTNTDNVNKFWLKFDSEKAKEADNYFYGKCAELCGPSHALMDFKVKAVPRDEFDQWATAMAEVKEPKKAETDLAQAGQEVFNNSCIGCHAVTPANTAPEAARLAPNLTNFGDRDRIAGILDHTEEDLKDWLRDPETFKPGNKMTGTYGELSEEELDALTEYLMGLKVMEQ encoded by the coding sequence ATGAAAAGGCTTGCAAAGTGGCGTCTTTTTTCTCTGTTTGCAATGATGGCGCTCATTCTTTCCGCTTGCTCCGGCAAACCGTATTTATCTACGCTTAAACCTGCCGGCGAAGTGGCGCAGACACAATTTGATTTGATGGTGTTAAGTACTGTAATAATGGTAGGAGTAATTGCCGTCGTAACAGTAATCTTCTTTATTGTTGTTTTTAAATTCCGCCGCAAGGACGACAGAATTCCAAAACAAGTTGAAGGAAGCCACAAACTGGAAATCATTTGGACTGTTATTCCTATTCTTTTGCTTCTTATTCTTGCTGTACCGACAGTTTCAGCTACCTTTAAGCTTGCTGATGTAGGCCCAATGGAAAAGAAGAATGAAGAAGGCAAAACAGATGCACTTGTTGTTAATGTGCGTGCAAACTTATACTGGTGGGAATTTGAGTATCCAAACCAGGAAATTATCACTGGCCAGGAATTAGTTGTGCCAACGGATGAAAAAGTTTATTTCAATCTTATTGCTTCTGATGTTAAGCACTCATTCTGGATTCCTGCTGTAGGCGGTAAGCTGGATACGAACACGGACAACGTGAATAAATTCTGGCTGAAGTTTGACAGTGAAAAGGCTAAGGAAGCCGACAATTACTTTTATGGAAAATGTGCTGAGCTTTGCGGTCCTTCCCATGCATTAATGGATTTCAAAGTTAAAGCGGTTCCACGTGATGAATTCGATCAATGGGCAACTGCAATGGCAGAAGTAAAAGAACCTAAAAAGGCAGAGACAGATCTGGCTCAAGCTGGTCAGGAAGTCTTCAATAACAGTTGTATCGGCTGTCATGCTGTAACACCGGCAAACACTGCTCCAGAAGCAGCTCGTTTAGCTCCTAACTTAACAAACTTCGGTGATCGTGACCGTATTGCCGGTATCCTCGATCATACTGAAGAAGATCTTAAGGATTGGTTAAGAGATCCGGAAACATTCAAACCTGGCAATAAAATGACAGGTACTTATGGTGAATTATCTGAAGAAGAGCTTGATGCCCTGACAGAATATTTAATGGGCTTGAAAGTTATGGAACAATAG
- a CDS encoding COX15/CtaA family protein gives MQRSLKWLAVLTSVGMLLVLLGGALVTKTESGMGCGKSWPLCNGELVPTDITPELIIELAHRLVSGAIGFMVLILSIWTWRKIGHIRETKFLALTSLFFLVLQALIGAAAVVWGQSDFVLALHFGISLISFASVLLLTLLIFEVDKKFEAEKLIIDKRMRKHIIGVSLYSYAVVYTGALVRHVNASLVCRDWPLCINGSFALPANMYEWVQMGHRAAAGLIFIWIGYITYLAIKHYKDQKVIYWGWIISFILVSLQVAAGALVVLTRLNLYIALAHAFFISCLFGVLSYFILLSSRSRKNELAVSEVKEKEKNDESAIPTFTSIP, from the coding sequence TTGCAACGATCTTTAAAATGGCTTGCTGTTCTTACATCAGTCGGCATGCTTTTGGTTTTGCTGGGCGGTGCCCTGGTAACGAAAACGGAATCAGGAATGGGGTGCGGGAAATCGTGGCCGCTTTGCAATGGCGAATTAGTTCCTACCGATATTACTCCTGAACTGATTATCGAACTGGCACATAGACTAGTTTCAGGCGCTATCGGATTTATGGTTCTTATCTTATCGATTTGGACATGGAGAAAAATAGGACATATTAGAGAGACAAAGTTTTTAGCGCTTACTTCACTTTTTTTCCTGGTCCTGCAGGCTTTAATTGGAGCTGCCGCAGTAGTCTGGGGGCAATCTGATTTTGTGCTCGCCCTTCATTTCGGGATTTCTTTAATATCATTTGCTTCAGTACTGCTCCTGACTTTGCTTATTTTTGAAGTTGATAAAAAATTCGAGGCAGAAAAGCTTATTATCGATAAAAGAATGAGGAAACATATTATTGGAGTTTCTTTATACAGCTATGCTGTTGTTTACACCGGCGCTCTTGTGCGTCATGTAAATGCTAGCCTTGTATGCCGTGACTGGCCGCTTTGCATAAATGGGTCTTTCGCACTTCCGGCTAATATGTACGAGTGGGTGCAAATGGGGCACAGGGCTGCCGCGGGATTAATTTTCATATGGATTGGTTACATTACCTATCTGGCCATTAAACATTACAAGGACCAGAAGGTAATTTACTGGGGCTGGATTATTTCATTTATATTAGTATCACTCCAGGTTGCCGCAGGAGCATTAGTTGTTTTAACCAGACTTAACTTGTATATAGCTCTTGCACATGCCTTCTTTATTTCCTGCTTATTTGGAGTATTAAGCTATTTTATCCTCCTGTCTTCACGAAGCAGAAAAAATGAGCTTGCTGTTTCAGAAGTTAAGGAAAAAGAGAAAAATGATGAATCTGCTATCCCTACCTTTACTTCCATTCCATAA
- the pyc gene encoding pyruvate carboxylase, whose protein sequence is MSRRINKVLVANRGEIAIRVFRACTELDIRTVAIYSKEDSGSYHRYKADEAYLVGEGKKPIDAYLDIEGIIDIAKSSDVDAVHPGYGFLSENIEFAKRCEEEGIIFIGPTSKHLDMFGDKVKARTQAQLAEIPVIPGSDGPVDSLDEVISFGKNHGFPIIIKASLGGGGRGMRIVRNLEEVKESYERAKSEAKAAFGNDEVYVERFIERPKHIEVQIIGDHEGNIVHLYERDCSVQRRHQKVVEVAPCVSLPEHLRDDICQAAVNLMKNVDYVNAGTVEFLVSGDQFYFIEVNPRVQVEHTITEMVTGVDIVQTQILVAEGYSLHSKEVGVPKQENIHIHGFAIQSRVTTEDPLNNFMPDTGRLMAYRSGGGFGVRLDAGNGFQGAVITPYYDSLLVKLSTHAMTFQQAASKMVRNLQEFRIRGIKTNIPFLENVVKHEKFLRGEYDTSFIDETPELFLFPKRKDRGTKMLNYIGNVTVNGFPGIEKKKRPVFEEPRVPRLKYSTDYQDGTKQILDNQGPEGLVKWIKEQKEVLITDTTFRDAHQSLLATRVRTNDLKHIAEPTAKLLPDMFSFEMWGGATFDVAYRFLKEDPWDRLLTLREKMPNVLFQMLLRASNAVGYKNYPDNVIREFVEKSAYAGIDVFRIFDSLNWVKGMEVAIDAVRQTGKIAEAAMCYTGDILDPARTKYNLKYYKDLAKELENQGAHILAIKDMAGLLKPQSAYTLISELKETVDIPIHLHTHDTSGNGIYTYAKAIEAGVDIVDTALSTMAGLTSQPSANSLYYALQGNERQPKIDIQSLEQLSYYWEDVRKYYQDFESGMKAPHSEVYQHEMPGGQYSNLQQQAKAVGLGDKWDEVKDMYSRVNQMFGDIVKVTPSSKVVGDMALFMVQNQLTEQDVLNKGKSLDFPDSVVELFEGYLGQPYGGFPAELQKVILKDREPITVRPGELLEDVDFDALKEKLFKELGRQVTSFDAIAYALYPKVFMEYIKICDQFGDISVLDTPTFLYGLRLGEEVEIEIETGKTLIVKLVSIGQPQADGTRIVYFELNGQSREVSIKDESIKATAAAKAKADPHNESHIAASMPGTVIKLLVEKGEKVEKGDHLMITEAMKMETTVQAPFSGIVKDIFVSNGEAIQTGDLLIELSK, encoded by the coding sequence TTGAGCAGAAGAATTAACAAGGTATTAGTAGCCAACAGAGGAGAAATTGCCATTCGTGTATTCCGTGCCTGCACAGAGCTGGATATTCGCACGGTAGCCATCTATTCGAAAGAAGATTCCGGTTCCTACCACCGCTATAAAGCGGATGAAGCATATCTGGTAGGGGAGGGCAAAAAACCGATTGATGCCTATCTTGATATTGAAGGAATCATTGATATAGCAAAAAGCAGTGATGTTGATGCCGTTCATCCGGGCTACGGATTTCTATCTGAAAATATTGAATTTGCAAAACGGTGCGAGGAAGAAGGCATCATATTTATCGGTCCAACTTCAAAGCATCTGGATATGTTTGGAGATAAAGTTAAAGCAAGAACTCAAGCCCAGCTTGCTGAAATTCCGGTTATTCCAGGCAGTGATGGTCCAGTAGACAGCCTGGATGAAGTGATTAGCTTTGGCAAAAATCATGGCTTCCCAATTATCATTAAAGCTTCACTGGGCGGCGGCGGAAGAGGCATGCGCATCGTAAGGAACCTTGAAGAAGTAAAGGAATCATATGAGCGTGCAAAATCAGAGGCAAAAGCAGCTTTTGGCAATGATGAGGTTTATGTTGAGAGATTCATAGAAAGACCAAAGCATATCGAAGTTCAAATCATAGGTGACCATGAAGGAAATATTGTTCACCTGTATGAAAGAGATTGTTCAGTCCAAAGGCGCCACCAGAAGGTTGTTGAAGTTGCACCTTGCGTCTCCCTCCCGGAGCATCTGCGAGACGATATATGCCAGGCTGCTGTCAACCTGATGAAGAATGTAGATTATGTAAATGCAGGAACTGTGGAATTCCTTGTTTCTGGTGATCAGTTTTATTTCATAGAAGTAAATCCGCGTGTGCAAGTTGAGCATACGATCACCGAAATGGTAACAGGTGTTGATATTGTACAAACGCAAATACTGGTGGCTGAGGGCTACTCGCTGCACAGCAAAGAAGTTGGTGTTCCTAAACAGGAAAATATTCATATACATGGCTTTGCCATTCAATCACGTGTTACAACAGAGGACCCTTTAAATAACTTCATGCCTGATACTGGCCGGTTAATGGCTTACAGATCTGGAGGCGGTTTCGGCGTTCGACTTGATGCGGGGAACGGTTTCCAGGGAGCCGTGATCACTCCTTATTATGATTCACTGCTTGTTAAGCTCTCAACACACGCTATGACTTTCCAGCAGGCAGCATCAAAAATGGTGCGGAATCTGCAGGAGTTCCGAATCAGGGGCATTAAAACAAACATTCCTTTCTTAGAGAATGTAGTAAAGCACGAGAAATTTTTAAGAGGGGAATATGATACTTCATTTATTGATGAAACACCTGAACTATTCCTCTTCCCGAAAAGGAAAGACCGCGGAACGAAGATGCTGAATTATATCGGGAATGTAACAGTAAATGGATTTCCGGGAATTGAAAAGAAAAAGCGTCCGGTATTTGAAGAGCCGCGAGTACCGAGATTAAAATACAGCACAGATTACCAGGATGGAACAAAGCAGATTTTAGATAATCAAGGTCCTGAAGGGCTTGTTAAATGGATTAAAGAACAAAAAGAAGTCCTGATTACGGATACTACCTTCCGTGATGCGCATCAATCCCTGCTCGCGACGCGGGTAAGAACTAATGACCTGAAGCATATAGCAGAGCCAACAGCAAAATTGCTTCCGGATATGTTTTCTTTTGAGATGTGGGGCGGTGCAACTTTTGACGTTGCTTATAGATTCCTGAAAGAAGACCCTTGGGATAGATTACTGACGCTGCGGGAAAAAATGCCAAATGTTTTATTCCAGATGCTTCTTCGTGCTTCGAATGCAGTCGGGTATAAAAACTATCCGGATAATGTAATAAGAGAGTTCGTAGAAAAATCAGCCTACGCTGGCATCGATGTATTCCGGATTTTCGATAGCCTTAACTGGGTAAAAGGGATGGAAGTCGCAATTGATGCTGTGCGCCAGACAGGAAAAATTGCTGAAGCCGCTATGTGCTATACAGGTGATATTCTGGATCCTGCCAGAACCAAGTACAATCTTAAATACTATAAAGACCTGGCAAAGGAGCTGGAAAATCAGGGAGCTCATATACTGGCCATCAAAGATATGGCTGGTTTATTGAAGCCGCAATCAGCATACACTCTTATTTCTGAATTGAAAGAAACTGTTGACATTCCAATTCATCTTCATACACATGATACGAGCGGGAATGGAATTTACACATATGCAAAGGCTATTGAAGCTGGAGTGGATATTGTGGATACGGCCCTGAGCACAATGGCAGGCTTAACATCCCAGCCAAGTGCTAACTCTTTATATTACGCGCTGCAGGGAAATGAAAGACAGCCAAAAATTGATATCCAGTCGCTCGAGCAATTATCTTACTATTGGGAAGATGTGCGCAAATACTACCAGGACTTCGAAAGCGGGATGAAAGCTCCTCATTCAGAAGTCTATCAGCATGAGATGCCTGGCGGACAATACAGTAATCTTCAGCAGCAGGCTAAAGCTGTTGGCCTTGGGGATAAGTGGGATGAAGTTAAGGACATGTATTCCCGTGTGAACCAAATGTTTGGTGACATTGTTAAAGTTACACCTTCATCCAAGGTAGTTGGTGATATGGCGTTGTTTATGGTCCAGAATCAGCTGACAGAGCAGGATGTTTTGAACAAAGGAAAATCTCTGGACTTTCCAGACTCAGTTGTAGAGCTGTTTGAAGGCTACCTGGGGCAGCCATATGGCGGATTCCCGGCTGAACTGCAAAAGGTCATATTGAAAGACAGGGAGCCAATCACAGTCCGACCGGGAGAGCTGCTTGAAGATGTAGACTTCGATGCTTTAAAAGAAAAACTCTTTAAAGAATTAGGCAGACAGGTTACAAGTTTTGATGCAATTGCCTATGCACTGTATCCAAAAGTATTTATGGAATATATTAAGATCTGCGATCAATTCGGTGATATTTCTGTTCTTGATACCCCTACATTCCTGTATGGTCTAAGACTGGGTGAGGAAGTGGAAATTGAAATTGAAACAGGTAAAACATTAATAGTTAAATTAGTTTCGATAGGCCAGCCTCAAGCTGATGGCACAAGAATTGTGTATTTCGAGCTAAATGGCCAGTCGAGGGAAGTAAGCATAAAAGATGAAAGCATAAAAGCTACAGCAGCAGCAAAGGCAAAAGCTGATCCGCACAATGAAAGCCATATTGCAGCCAGCATGCCGGGAACTGTCATCAAGTTACTTGTAGAAAAAGGTGAAAAAGTCGAAAAAGGCGATCACTTAATGATTACAGAGGCTATGAAGATGGAAACCACTGTACAGGCACCATTCTCTGGAATTGTGAAGGATATTTTCGTCTCAAATGGTGAAGCCATTCAAACTGGAGACCTCCTGATAGAGTTGTCAAAATAA
- the cyoE gene encoding heme o synthase, protein MSDSRALSDAAIENRERSLQQDIPETTVWKDFLALIKIGIVNSNLITTFTGIWLALHFSGKGFFNNLELVLYTVIGSSLIIAGSCSLNNYIDRDIDPLMERTKGRPTVTGKVNPGKVALLSFLLIGLGTAFLMFTTATAVVIGLIGVFSYVVLYTMWTKRRFVSNTIIGSISGAVPPLIGWAAADGNLDPMAWVLFAIVFIWQPPHFYALAMRRAEEYRAAGVPMLPVVKGFKTTKRHIYIWVAALLPLPFLMPSLGLPFLLLAGVLNIGWLLTGLYARKFNDDIKWATLMFVYSLQYLTIMFVAMVIITLI, encoded by the coding sequence ATGTCTGACTCACGGGCTTTGAGTGATGCTGCTATTGAGAACAGAGAGCGAAGCCTTCAGCAAGATATACCTGAGACTACAGTTTGGAAGGACTTCCTTGCTCTTATCAAAATTGGCATTGTAAATTCCAATCTGATTACAACCTTCACCGGTATTTGGCTTGCACTGCATTTTTCAGGAAAAGGATTTTTTAATAATCTGGAACTGGTTCTTTATACAGTAATCGGCTCCTCATTGATTATTGCAGGCTCCTGCAGCTTAAATAATTATATTGACCGCGACATTGATCCATTAATGGAAAGGACAAAAGGGAGGCCAACTGTTACTGGGAAAGTGAACCCGGGCAAGGTGGCACTTTTGAGTTTTCTGCTTATTGGCCTTGGTACGGCCTTTTTAATGTTTACAACAGCAACAGCAGTTGTAATTGGATTAATTGGTGTTTTCAGCTATGTTGTCCTATATACAATGTGGACGAAACGCAGGTTTGTTTCCAATACTATTATAGGCAGCATTTCAGGGGCAGTTCCCCCGCTGATTGGGTGGGCCGCTGCGGATGGCAATCTTGACCCTATGGCTTGGGTGCTGTTCGCTATCGTGTTTATCTGGCAACCACCTCATTTTTATGCACTGGCTATGAGAAGGGCAGAAGAATACCGGGCTGCTGGAGTTCCGATGCTCCCAGTAGTAAAAGGGTTTAAAACCACTAAAAGGCATATTTATATTTGGGTTGCAGCATTATTGCCGCTGCCGTTTCTTATGCCATCACTTGGATTGCCATTCTTACTACTTGCTGGGGTTTTAAACATCGGCTGGTTATTGACTGGGTTATATGCAAGAAAGTTTAATGATGATATTAAATGGGCTACATTAATGTTTGTATACTCCCTGCAATATCTGACTATCATGTTTGTAGCTATGGTAATTATCACACTTATTTAA
- the ctaG gene encoding cytochrome c oxidase assembly factor CtaG, protein MSLEIFGFRALWSPYFFLFVALILAGYYMLTVKYRGKFKDSEPLTKRQGVYFTIAMIVLYAIKGSPLDLMGHLMFYAHMIQMAILYLVVPPLVVMGIPQWVWRAVVNHKAIKPVFSLFTRPLIAIILFNGVFSIYHIPDVFDVVKTDMMFHTVYTSGLFLLAIFMWWPTINELPEMESLDGLKKVGYIFANGVLLTPACALIIFSDTPMYSTYSDPNAWAQALQLCVPSATLASLNLSGPEMFNSMSLIHDQQLGGVIMKIIQEIVYGFILAQIFYAWYKKEQEITPSEEEAILNPHLVK, encoded by the coding sequence ATGTCTTTGGAAATATTCGGTTTCCGTGCACTTTGGAGTCCATATTTCTTTTTATTTGTAGCATTGATTCTTGCAGGCTACTATATGTTAACAGTAAAGTATCGTGGAAAGTTCAAAGATAGTGAGCCATTAACTAAAAGGCAGGGTGTGTATTTTACAATCGCTATGATTGTGTTATATGCGATCAAAGGCTCACCGCTTGACCTGATGGGCCATTTAATGTTTTATGCTCATATGATTCAGATGGCGATCCTGTATTTAGTTGTTCCTCCCCTTGTAGTCATGGGAATCCCACAGTGGGTGTGGAGAGCAGTGGTTAATCACAAAGCTATTAAACCTGTATTCAGTCTTTTTACAAGGCCATTAATAGCTATTATCCTGTTCAATGGAGTATTTTCCATATACCACATACCAGATGTTTTTGATGTGGTAAAAACGGATATGATGTTTCATACTGTGTATACCTCTGGCCTGTTTCTTCTGGCAATCTTTATGTGGTGGCCGACTATTAATGAGCTTCCTGAAATGGAGTCACTGGACGGTTTAAAAAAGGTAGGATATATTTTTGCAAATGGCGTTTTGTTGACACCTGCATGTGCTCTGATCATTTTTTCAGATACTCCAATGTACAGCACATATTCTGATCCAAATGCATGGGCTCAGGCTCTTCAGTTATGTGTCCCTTCTGCGACACTGGCAAGCCTGAATCTTAGCGGGCCGGAAATGTTCAATTCAATGTCACTTATACACGATCAGCAGCTTGGCGGGGTCATCATGAAGATTATTCAGGAAATTGTATATGGCTTTATTCTTGCGCAGATCTTCTATGCATGGTACAAAAAAGAACAGGAAATTACACCTTCAGAAGAAGAAGCAATACTAAATCCGCATTTAGTAAAATAA
- a CDS encoding cytochrome (ubi)quinol oxidase subunit III has product MATEQKMTYETWPASPEKQTLEAKNKFLGFWFFLGGETVLFASLFATYLALKDKVPSSDMALAKDLFEIPLAFIMTMLLLTSSLTSVYAMYHMKNFNFKKMQLWLGITVLLGLGFLGLEIYEFNHYVHEFHHSFTSSAFGSAFYTLVGFHGAHVAFGLLWITTLMIRNSKRGLSLYNAPKFYVASLYWHFIDVVWVFIFTVVYLMGMVG; this is encoded by the coding sequence ATGGCTACTGAACAAAAAATGACTTATGAAACATGGCCTGCGTCGCCTGAAAAACAAACCCTCGAAGCCAAGAACAAATTCTTAGGTTTCTGGTTTTTCCTTGGGGGAGAGACGGTTTTATTCGCCTCCCTATTCGCTACTTACCTTGCTTTAAAAGACAAAGTACCAAGCAGTGACATGGCTCTTGCGAAAGACTTGTTTGAAATTCCTTTGGCATTCATTATGACAATGCTGCTATTAACAAGCTCGCTCACAAGCGTTTATGCTATGTATCACATGAAGAACTTCAACTTCAAAAAAATGCAGCTATGGCTTGGAATTACTGTTTTGCTTGGACTTGGATTCCTCGGTTTGGAAATTTACGAGTTCAATCACTATGTGCATGAATTCCATCATAGCTTCACAAGCAGTGCCTTCGGTTCAGCTTTCTACACGTTAGTTGGTTTCCATGGTGCTCACGTGGCATTCGGTTTACTATGGATCACTACGTTGATGATCCGCAACAGCAAAAGAGGATTGAGCCTTTACAATGCTCCTAAGTTCTATGTAGCCAGCTTATACTGGCACTTTATCGACGTTGTTTGGGTATTCATCTTCACAGTAGTATATTTAATGGGAATGGTGGGATAA
- the ctaD gene encoding cytochrome c oxidase subunit I, whose translation MSTLAQKKGFGAVLWDYLTTVDHKKIAILYLIAGGFFFLLGGLEAMFIRIQLAVPNNDFVSAGLYNEILTMHGTTMIFLAAMPLIFAFMNAVMPLQIGARDVAFPFLNSLGFWLFFFGGVFLNLSWFLGGAPDAGWTSYASLSIASEGHGIDFYALGLQISGAGTLIGGINFLVTIINMRAPGMTYMRMPMFTWATFVTSALILFAFPALTVGLFLLIFDRMFGSNFFDPAMGGNTIIWEHFFWIFGHPEVYILVLPAFGIFSEIFAIFSRKRLFGYSSMVFATVLIGFLGFMVWAHHMFTTGMGPIANAIFAVATMAIAVPTGIKIFNWLFTMWGGSITFTTPMLWAIAFIPSFVAGGVTGVMLASAAQDYQYHDSYFVVAHFHYVIVGGVVFALFAGAHLYWPKMFGTMLNEFLGKITFVLFFIGFHLTFFIQHFLGLWGMPRRIFTYLPGQGFETSNMVSTVGAFFMAAAVIILLINIVITSVKNEKVGNDPWGDGRTLEWAIPSPPPFYNFKQLPLIRGLDAYWLEKMEGKKGMSPAEPLGDIHMPNNSFIPFVISFGLFVAAFGAMYRAEHSWGVPVLIVGMLITLGSMFVRSVKDDHGYHIHKEDLEDTNDKGVKA comes from the coding sequence GTGAGTACCTTAGCACAAAAAAAAGGTTTCGGAGCGGTTTTATGGGATTACTTAACAACAGTCGACCATAAAAAAATCGCAATCCTTTATCTTATAGCTGGCGGATTTTTCTTCTTGCTTGGCGGATTGGAAGCTATGTTCATCCGTATCCAGCTTGCAGTACCAAATAATGACTTTGTAAGTGCCGGATTGTATAATGAAATTTTAACTATGCACGGTACAACGATGATCTTCTTGGCGGCTATGCCACTGATTTTTGCGTTTATGAATGCTGTTATGCCACTTCAGATCGGTGCGCGTGACGTTGCATTTCCATTCTTGAATTCTTTAGGATTCTGGCTGTTTTTCTTTGGTGGAGTTTTCTTGAACCTATCATGGTTCTTAGGTGGAGCTCCTGATGCCGGCTGGACTTCTTATGCTTCTTTATCAATTGCTTCTGAAGGGCATGGGATCGACTTCTATGCACTTGGACTGCAGATATCAGGTGCTGGTACGTTAATCGGGGGGATCAACTTCCTTGTTACCATCATTAACATGCGTGCTCCTGGTATGACATACATGCGTATGCCAATGTTCACTTGGGCTACATTTGTTACATCAGCATTGATTTTATTTGCATTCCCTGCTTTAACAGTAGGACTATTCCTGTTAATTTTCGACCGCATGTTTGGATCTAACTTCTTTGATCCTGCTATGGGCGGTAATACAATTATCTGGGAGCATTTCTTCTGGATTTTTGGACACCCTGAAGTTTACATCTTGGTATTGCCTGCTTTCGGTATTTTCTCCGAGATTTTTGCGATTTTCTCAAGAAAGCGCCTTTTCGGATACTCTTCAATGGTATTCGCAACGGTTCTTATCGGTTTCTTAGGATTCATGGTATGGGCTCACCATATGTTTACAACTGGTATGGGGCCGATTGCAAACGCGATTTTTGCTGTTGCAACAATGGCAATTGCAGTACCAACTGGTATTAAGATCTTTAACTGGCTATTTACAATGTGGGGCGGAAGCATCACTTTCACAACTCCGATGCTTTGGGCTATTGCCTTTATTCCTTCATTCGTAGCCGGCGGTGTTACTGGTGTAATGCTGGCGTCTGCTGCACAGGATTACCAGTATCATGACAGCTACTTTGTAGTGGCCCACTTCCATTACGTAATTGTCGGCGGTGTTGTGTTTGCACTATTTGCAGGCGCTCACCTTTACTGGCCAAAAATGTTCGGTACAATGTTAAACGAATTCCTTGGAAAAATTACGTTCGTATTATTCTTTATTGGATTCCATTTAACATTCTTTATCCAGCATTTCCTTGGACTTTGGGGAATGCCGCGCCGTATTTTCACTTACCTTCCTGGACAGGGGTTTGAAACGTCAAATATGGTAAGTACTGTAGGTGCTTTCTTCATGGCAGCTGCAGTAATCATCTTGTTAATAAATATTGTTATTACTAGCGTTAAAAATGAAAAGGTTGGCAATGATCCTTGGGGAGACGGCCGTACATTAGAGTGGGCCATTCCATCACCGCCTCCATTCTACAACTTCAAGCAGCTTCCGCTGATTCGCGGCCTTGATGCATACTGGCTTGAAAAAATGGAAGGCAAAAAAGGCATGTCGCCTGCTGAGCCGCTTGGTGATATTCATATGCCAAACAACTCATTCATTCCATTTGTGATTTCTTTCGGTCTATTTGTTGCTGCATTTGGTGCAATGTACCGCGCAGAACACAGCTGGGGTGTTCCAGTACTAATCGTTGGTATGCTTATTACTCTAGGCTCCATGTTTGTGCGTTCTGTTAAGGATGATCATGGATACCACATTCATAAAGAAGATTTGGAAGACACTAATGATAAGGGGGTTAAGGCATAA